The proteins below are encoded in one region of Anaerosporomusa subterranea:
- a CDS encoding ATP-binding protein: MPQTLRSRLLLLIIFVVAVPVLVTGYFLTLTAEKALLMEKERKLFGATSMLDKALVGNYRDIVEEFAVANAPKSIQVAVLSRELRKITDQVADSYPGIGVGYYSKELDAILTYGPSHTYGDTVGIAIGDSHGGRIVMETGKPHVQEGSLVRGMIMNAMFPVIREGKVIGYIWANEMTADIEQQIGAMKKKIFFLLIVGIIIGIAGVFHVIDRIVADVDKIKTGLRTLRGKFPDTLPLMPGEIGEIASAINDLVSHLAEKKKLQEQVQHAERLAAAGEIAASLAHEIRNPLMAIKGFAQLLNETRDQDETAEYTGIIVKETDRMNRLIEQLLCLARPASDQGLKAPVDVTTVLDNALLLIESQARRNQIVIDRSYCTIPPVIADSENLKQVFLNIMINALQAMEAGGRLTVAIDYQPEDKMINIRIADSGMGIQPELIAHLFDPFFTTKEKGTGLGLSVAQHFVQNWGGKISVDSTVGVGSTFTISLPESGGIVHESENIGS, from the coding sequence ATGCCCCAAACCCTTCGTTCACGCTTACTCCTGCTCATCATCTTCGTCGTCGCTGTACCGGTCCTTGTGACTGGTTATTTTCTCACCCTCACAGCCGAAAAAGCATTGCTGATGGAAAAAGAACGCAAGCTGTTCGGTGCGACTTCCATGCTCGACAAGGCGCTTGTCGGAAATTACCGCGACATTGTCGAGGAATTTGCTGTAGCTAATGCGCCAAAGTCGATACAGGTTGCCGTTCTTAGCCGTGAGCTCCGAAAAATCACCGACCAGGTAGCCGACTCCTATCCAGGTATCGGCGTTGGCTACTATTCGAAAGAACTAGATGCGATATTGACCTATGGCCCTAGCCATACGTATGGCGATACAGTGGGTATAGCGATTGGTGACAGTCATGGAGGCCGCATTGTAATGGAAACTGGAAAGCCTCACGTTCAAGAGGGTTCCCTCGTGCGTGGTATGATTATGAATGCCATGTTCCCAGTCATTAGAGAAGGCAAAGTTATTGGCTATATCTGGGCCAATGAAATGACAGCAGACATCGAACAACAGATCGGCGCCATGAAGAAAAAGATATTTTTTCTACTTATCGTCGGAATAATCATTGGGATTGCCGGCGTATTTCACGTGATCGACCGCATCGTAGCTGATGTTGACAAGATAAAAACCGGCTTACGGACCCTTCGCGGCAAATTTCCTGACACGCTGCCGCTAATGCCGGGCGAAATCGGCGAAATTGCATCAGCCATTAATGATTTGGTGAGCCATTTGGCGGAAAAGAAAAAGCTCCAAGAGCAAGTCCAACATGCCGAGCGACTGGCGGCAGCAGGCGAAATTGCAGCCAGTCTGGCGCACGAGATACGCAATCCTTTAATGGCGATTAAGGGCTTTGCCCAACTGCTTAACGAGACCCGCGATCAGGACGAAACCGCCGAATACACAGGCATCATTGTCAAGGAAACAGACCGAATGAACCGACTTATTGAGCAGCTACTTTGCTTAGCTCGCCCAGCTTCAGATCAGGGCTTGAAAGCACCGGTCGATGTAACTACTGTTCTCGATAATGCGCTATTGCTAATTGAGTCCCAAGCCAGACGGAATCAGATTGTCATCGATCGCTCCTACTGCACGATTCCGCCTGTCATCGCCGACAGTGAAAATCTCAAACAAGTTTTCCTCAATATTATGATTAATGCTCTCCAAGCCATGGAAGCAGGCGGTCGCTTGACGGTGGCGATCGACTATCAGCCAGAGGATAAAATGATCAACATCCGTATTGCGGACAGCGGAATGGGCATACAGCCAGAACTGATTGCGCATTTGTTTGATCCGTTTTTTACAACAAAAGAAAAGGGTACCGGTCTCGGTCTATCGGTGGCACAACACTTTGTCCAAAACTGGGGCGGTAAAATCAGTGTTGATTCGACAGTCGGCGTTGGCAGTACGTTTACGATCAGTTTGCCGGAATCAGGAGGTATAGTCCATGAAAGCGAAAATATTGGTAGTTGA
- a CDS encoding sigma-54-dependent transcriptional regulator — protein MKAKILVVDDELHVRRLLQEVAQKAGYEVLTAENGLEAVEKSRSQHPTVILMDILMPVMDGMEAFTAIHEELPDIAIILMTAHCTVDTAVEAMQKGAFDYLVKPSNISEVRVVLERAVEMKRLKDEVAVLRHSVGEKRQASQIIGSSPPMQQVYKTIGRVAQASATVLITGESGSGKGLIARTIHQNSLRSEKPFVEVNCGALPGGLMESELFGYECGAFTGATARKLGRFDLANQGTIFLDEVGELTPSLQVKLLRVLEVKEYERVGGTETLKSDVRIIAATNRNLEAMIEHGQFREDLYYRLKVVPISVPPLRERREDIPAFIEFFLRRFAAEMHQDPPCITPAAVERLKAYNWPGNVRELANVIERSVIMSGGVIGVDDLPRLNETKKSPVEIPSTGTLREILRSVEKEVINRALKQHNGNKVKTAQTLDMSRRALLYKLGDYGLLNPTEPLSND, from the coding sequence ATGAAAGCGAAAATATTGGTAGTTGACGACGAACTTCATGTGAGGCGGTTGCTGCAGGAAGTTGCCCAAAAAGCCGGCTATGAAGTACTCACTGCCGAAAATGGCTTAGAGGCAGTCGAAAAATCACGTAGCCAGCACCCAACAGTCATTTTGATGGACATCCTCATGCCGGTAATGGATGGAATGGAAGCGTTCACTGCCATCCATGAGGAATTGCCTGACATCGCCATTATTCTGATGACTGCTCACTGCACAGTCGATACGGCGGTCGAGGCCATGCAAAAGGGCGCTTTTGACTATCTGGTAAAACCCTCAAACATCAGCGAGGTGCGGGTGGTGTTGGAGCGAGCCGTTGAAATGAAGCGGCTCAAAGACGAGGTCGCCGTTTTGCGACATTCGGTCGGCGAAAAGCGACAAGCCAGTCAAATTATCGGTTCCAGTCCTCCTATGCAGCAGGTATATAAAACGATCGGCCGGGTTGCTCAGGCCAGTGCCACCGTCTTGATCACCGGCGAAAGCGGCAGCGGCAAAGGCCTAATTGCCAGAACCATTCACCAAAACAGCCTGCGCAGCGAAAAACCTTTTGTCGAAGTCAATTGCGGCGCTCTGCCAGGCGGCTTAATGGAGAGCGAACTCTTCGGCTATGAATGCGGTGCTTTTACCGGCGCTACCGCTCGAAAGCTGGGCAGGTTCGATTTAGCCAACCAGGGAACCATTTTTTTGGATGAAGTCGGCGAGTTGACGCCTTCGCTGCAGGTCAAACTACTACGCGTGCTGGAAGTGAAGGAGTATGAGCGGGTTGGTGGTACGGAGACGCTAAAATCAGATGTCCGAATTATCGCTGCGACTAATCGTAACCTGGAGGCAATGATCGAGCACGGCCAGTTCCGCGAAGATCTTTATTACCGGCTTAAGGTTGTTCCCATAAGCGTACCGCCATTGCGGGAGCGGCGCGAGGACATCCCTGCCTTTATTGAGTTTTTTTTACGACGTTTCGCCGCTGAAATGCATCAGGACCCGCCCTGCATCACTCCGGCGGCTGTTGAGCGCCTCAAAGCCTATAACTGGCCAGGCAACGTCCGGGAACTTGCTAATGTAATCGAGCGTTCTGTCATCATGTCAGGCGGCGTTATCGGCGTTGATGACCTGCCAAGACTGAACGAAACTAAGAAATCACCAGTCGAGATTCCTTCCACCGGTACCTTGCGTGAGATATTGCGGTCAGTGGAAAAAGAAGTGATCAACCGCGCCCTCAAACAACACAACGGCAATAAAGTGAAAACCGCCCAGACCCTAGACATGAGCCGCCGGGCGCTGCTCTATAAGCTCGGTGACTACGGCCTGCTCAATCCCACTGAGCCTCTGTCCAATGACTAA
- a CDS encoding acetyl-CoA C-acetyltransferase: MREVVIASAVRTAIGSFNGGLASLSATDLGAIVIKEALERAKVDPAKVDEVIFGNVLQAGLGQNPARQASIKAGLPVEVPSYTINKVCGSGLKTVNLAAQAILCGDADIVVAGGMESMTNAPYLLDAKARWGYRMGNSKVTDVMIQDGLWCAFNDYHMGITAENVAAKFGVTRQDQDQLAYESQTKATKAIADGLFKDEIVPVTIKGRKGDIVFDTDEYPKANTTVESVGGLKPAFKKDGTVTAANASGINDGAAALVIMSAEKARELGIKPLAKIRSYGSGGVDPSIMGMGPVPATRKALAKADLSINDLDLIEANEAFAAQFLAVGKELGFLKERVNTRGGAIALGHPIGASGARILVTLLHNMIQNDKKLGLATLCIGGGQGVATIVERG, from the coding sequence ATGCGTGAAGTGGTAATTGCCAGTGCGGTCAGAACTGCCATCGGCAGTTTTAACGGTGGACTTGCTTCCCTATCGGCTACCGATTTAGGCGCTATCGTTATCAAGGAGGCGCTCGAGCGGGCAAAAGTCGACCCTGCAAAAGTCGACGAAGTCATTTTTGGCAACGTTTTACAAGCTGGTTTGGGCCAAAACCCGGCCAGACAAGCCTCGATTAAAGCCGGCTTGCCGGTTGAAGTACCCTCTTACACCATCAATAAGGTCTGTGGCTCCGGTCTGAAAACTGTCAATCTGGCGGCGCAAGCCATCCTCTGCGGCGATGCCGACATCGTTGTGGCTGGCGGCATGGAAAGCATGACCAATGCACCATATCTCTTAGATGCTAAAGCTAGATGGGGCTACCGGATGGGCAACTCTAAAGTTACGGATGTCATGATCCAAGACGGATTATGGTGCGCGTTCAATGACTATCACATGGGCATTACTGCTGAGAACGTGGCAGCAAAATTCGGCGTTACCCGCCAAGATCAAGACCAGCTGGCATATGAGTCACAGACGAAAGCGACGAAGGCTATTGCTGACGGATTGTTCAAAGATGAAATCGTCCCTGTTACCATTAAAGGCAGAAAAGGCGATATCGTTTTTGATACTGACGAATATCCCAAAGCGAATACCACTGTGGAAAGCGTCGGCGGCTTGAAACCTGCCTTCAAAAAGGACGGCACAGTCACTGCGGCTAACGCCTCAGGCATCAATGACGGCGCGGCAGCTCTGGTCATTATGAGCGCTGAAAAAGCCAGAGAACTCGGCATTAAGCCTCTAGCCAAGATTCGTTCTTATGGTTCCGGCGGCGTTGATCCCAGCATCATGGGCATGGGACCTGTGCCTGCAACCCGCAAAGCTCTTGCTAAAGCCGATCTCAGCATCAACGATCTCGATCTCATCGAAGCTAACGAAGCCTTCGCTGCCCAATTCCTCGCAGTCGGCAAAGAACTCGGCTTCCTGAAAGAACGCGTCAACACCCGCGGTGGCGCTATTGCCCTTGGCCATCCAATCGGCGCCAGCGGCGCACGCATCCTGGTTACGCTTTTACACAACATGATTCAAAACGATAAGAAACTTGGTCTAGCAACCCTCTGTATCGGCGGTGGTCAAGGCGTTGCCACCATTGTTGAACGCGGCTAA
- a CDS encoding CoA transferase subunit A yields MAKIVTKEQALEKIKNNMTLMIGGFLAVGTPEILVDGMVEKGVRDLTVIANDTGYPDHGIGKLVVAKQLKKAIVSHVGTNAETGRQMNAKELEVELVPQGTLAERIRSGGAGLGGVLTPTGIGTIVEEGKQKITVDGREFLLEKPLKADVALLRADIADKAGNLLYRRSSRNFNPLMAMAAETVIVVANKIVEIGEIDPDQVMTPGIFVDMIIQG; encoded by the coding sequence ATGGCTAAAATTGTTACGAAAGAACAAGCTTTAGAAAAAATCAAAAATAACATGACCCTGATGATCGGCGGCTTCCTTGCCGTCGGCACGCCGGAAATTCTGGTAGACGGCATGGTTGAGAAAGGTGTTCGTGACCTGACTGTCATCGCCAACGATACCGGCTATCCTGATCACGGCATTGGTAAGCTGGTCGTTGCCAAGCAACTGAAAAAGGCTATTGTTTCCCACGTAGGCACCAATGCGGAGACTGGTCGGCAAATGAACGCTAAAGAACTCGAAGTCGAACTAGTTCCGCAAGGGACTCTGGCTGAGAGAATCCGCTCCGGCGGTGCTGGACTCGGTGGCGTGCTGACCCCGACCGGTATTGGCACCATCGTTGAAGAAGGCAAACAAAAAATTACCGTTGATGGCCGCGAATTTTTGCTCGAGAAGCCCTTGAAAGCTGATGTCGCCCTGCTGCGGGCTGATATTGCCGACAAGGCGGGCAACCTGCTCTACCGTAGGTCATCACGCAACTTCAACCCTCTCATGGCCATGGCGGCGGAGACCGTTATTGTCGTGGCTAATAAAATCGTTGAAATCGGCGAGATCGACCCGGATCAGGTTATGACCCCCGGCATTTTCGTCGATATGATTATTCAGGGTTAG